The genomic interval AAAATGATGTGGCAACGTGGGGGTATGTGTGGGatgcactgcgaaaaattGGAGTAACAGCACTTGCTAATAAATTGCTGTTAAATATATTGGAGTTAATAGATTTACAGATTACCTTAGGACTTCGAATAGAATTCCGATGGAACAGAAACATTGcatcaattttttatatttaagtatttattttatctgtATGGGTGGTGACTAGGGGGTGTTGGTGGGCAGCAGGCTGCAGGACTTGGGCACTGATGAGTTCACTTCAGTGAGCAAATGAAACGATATTGTTGTCAATTTAGGTGCAACAAAGAGCAGCAATGCGTCCCGTCTCTTTCCATCCGCCGGCAGACAAGGACAAGACAAAGCAAACAGCATGCATGatgagcgagcgagagggagTCCTGCGGGCCAGCGGATGTCGGAGGGGGAGAGCGATAGCTGGCGTAacaacaaaggcaaacaacaacaaattgcaTGTCCTTCCGCCTAAGGTTGCAACACAATATACAACGCACTCATATTTACTTTGTTCGGAGGATCCTGTTCCAGGTCTGCTCTGACTCCGTCCCTTTCCCACATGTCTCCTCACCTCCCGGTTGCACCTGCACCTCGACGAACTCCTCGCCCAGTTGCAACATTAATGAAAACTGCAAGCGACCTGACACAGATACGTGTGTGGGTTGGTGTCCTGGCGGGAAAATGGGTGAAAAGGGGGAGTTGCCAAAGGACACGCCGTCATGACTGCACCTTTATTTACAAAACCAAGGAACGAAGGAGAGCTCTTCCAGAATTGGACAatatttttagccattttcaTTGCCTGTTTTTCCTCCAGGTGATCAAGGATAATTGCCAACTAAACTGGGCTTAATGTTTTGGCAAAGCTCTGGCCATTTAATAACGAAAAAGGGCTTAAGCACTGTAGCATATCAagaaaatatcaaataaatgtTGGCAACATGCTTGCAATCTTATAACCCACAATAGTCCAcaactaaataaaaattgtatcGAGTTTCAAACTAAATTGAGATAAATGTTCCCAAATGATTTATCAAAAAGCTAAACTGACACAGTTTGTTCAACAGTTTGACCCAGGTATCCAGGATTTCACCGATAAAAATCCAGTACAATTCGATAGATATTTCAGGcagtttttaaaatttattttaagccATTTATCTCCATTTAgcattatttaaatacaaactaTCGATAGCCATAATGGTAGCTTCATcacaatatattaataaactTCATGGCCTATATGTTTGTATTTTATGACACACCAGTGCTAGAATTCATTAAATCAAAGCTTAGCATTAGCACAATTTTAATGCACAGCTAAGCCGAAACTAATTGCAACTTTTTATTTGGCAATTTAAATGAAACAAAAGCATTGCATGGTCAGAATTGATTTATTATCGATAGATGGGTTGATAAATAGATGGGtaaataagttaaataaataaataaattaggcATTACAATTAGGCGTAGACTACAGCTGAGCAGAGCAGTGAGAAATGGCTGTTATCCTGCAGGACCCCTTACTTTTTAGCACTCAGAGCCTGACAACCTCGACGCCCTGGGGGGCAAACAAGGATTCGGCTGCCAATTTGAGCTTCTCGTTGAccaatttggcaattttggGCGTGCGTCGCCACACAAATTCGCGGGTGCGGTCGTGATTGTCCTTGCTCTCCACCTCCACCTGTGTCAAAGGTTGATTGGTCAAAGAATTCGGTGGGGGAAAATGTCGAGAATGCGGCCTAGTCACTCACCTGCTTGGGCTGCTGCACCTTGATGGACATCAGGGTGGCCCGATCATCGAGCACGCTGAACTTGATGCGACCCATCATCTCGTTCGTCCTGGCGGTCGCACTCTTCACGCTCCTCACGCTGCCCTTCTTGAAGGACTTCTCCACCCGCAGGACCAAGGGACCCAGCGTGAACTTGGCCTTGATCGTCGAGTTGCGTCCCTCGGCATCGCTGATCACCTTGACATTTCCCACGCGCTTCAAGGATGCCAGTCCGGAGAGCCTGCCCTCGGCCTTCTGCAGCTTTTCCACCGCCCCATTGCTGGAGGCTCCCGCCTTGCTGGCCCCCGCTGGCTGATTGTAGTTTCCTGATTTCAGGCCCGACGCCTTTTTCGTGTTCTGCTTGTTCGAGGACTTCTTTTGGCCCGTTTTTGGGCCCGAAACGGTGCGCGTTTCCGCCTTCGGTGATCCGGAATCGGACTCGGACTCGGTGGCAGGCGGTGTGGGGTTGGGCCTCTTCTCCACGGCTTTGATGGCCAGCTCCGACTGTAATTGCGTCAATTGCTCCTGCAGCTTCACCGCAGCCTCCCGAGCCTCCTGGTTCGAATTGCCGGAACGGGGCTCCGAGCGCGTGTTCTTCCTGCAATGGGGACCAAATTCGGGATGGTGAATGCGAAACAGCTTAATTGCGCCTTTGACACTGCTTTCAGCATTTACGAGAACTTTCTGAAGCGCATTTTGATTAAACTCCTTAAGCCTTTCACTTATAagaaatttttgatttatccTCATTTGTTATATGTAAGATACTCAATGATTAACAAACTGAAGCATTCTTATTTTAAAGAGCTACTATCTCAGGCCAACTTAATAATCTGTCTTTAAGTGGTTTAAGCTATTAACATTTTAGTTGAAGCCATAACTTACAGCTTCTTGTGGCCTCCGACCTTGCTGCTAGTCGATTGCTTCTTGTTGGCGGCCTTCACATTTGACCCACTGGCGGCATTTGGCAAAGCGGAACGACCAGTTAGATTGACCACATAGGGATCATAGTTTTCCGAAACAATGCGATTGATCCTCGAGAAGATGGCGTCGATGAAGTGGTTGTGGCGGGCCTGGAAAGCATCCGTGGACATATCGATGACGTTGTTCTTCAGGTCACCTGTGGGCGGGTCAAAGGTCGTGGCCGAGGGGCGGGAAAAGGGCGGCGGGCGGAAAAATGTTCACATTAGTTCGGTTCAGCTGAACACAATGAAAGTTCAAATCGAGGGATGAAAAGGGAGTGGGCGGCCATTGCGGTTTCATTTTCGTGggggtgtgggtgggtgtgaTTTCCATAGGCGTTCGCTTTGTTTTCAACCTCTAATTACATTCAAGTGCAgaactgtgtgtgtgtgtgctgacCTCAGGTACACACTAACACACTAAACCCCGTGTTTATGCGAGgcatgtgtgtttgtggttGGGGCTAGCAAATAAAGTATAAAAAGAACACCGACATTCATTCCCCTCCTCCAACGTGCAGTTAAGTTCACATTCGTGTACAGATAAATAAAAGTCCAATAACCATGGTTGAACGAGGCAAGTTATAGCCTTTTCCCTATCATAAATCACTGCAACTGTAGTGTTAATTAATAGCGTGCTTAATCATTTGATAATTGAGTGATTTGTTGTACCATTTTATTATtgcgaaataattatttagcaTTAAGCTAGCCCCTTTGATGATATTATGTTTTATAATATTAGCAAGAAATCATTGGAATACTGATTAGTGATGAAATACAGGTGCAAAAATTCTGATCAAtgggattaaaaaatttaCTTAGGCAacattaatttgattttgatattAACGATTTTCTTTTAATGATGCCGTAAATTATAGAGATTCTAACCTTCCGCTAACATTATAGTCATCCTTTTAAATTCTTcaaataaattttgatttccAACACTTTGGGGGCAAAAATGTATGAAAAGCAaggttaattaaaaacaaaacgcGAAAATGTCCTGTTTATTTACCCAATTCTGGTGGAGTCTGCGGCTTACTAATTAGTTTAAGGTATTTTTCAGTAAAGCAAATATTCGAAAAGCTCCAACATTGTTCCAAAGCCCCAACTTAGTGGTCACTTAACCCCATAAATTTATTTCCGAAACTGTCACCCTCGGCGAGAGTGTGCAGCGATTCCGCAGAACCAGCCCGTCAGCCAGGACCCCACGTCCTAATCCTTGTCTCCTCCTTATCGCGGTGACCCATCGCCGGGACACCGCCCCATCGGGCGGGGCACCTAACCCACAAGCGGATATAATCTCACACTCGACCACCGCTGAACGTGATGAGGTACTAATGTACTTTTTGCATGTAAAACCGCCCCATCCACAGTGAGTCCGTTAAGTACTGGCCCACGCCCAGAAGCGGGTTCACTTTCAGCAGTTGCCCTTTTCCCTGGCTGTTAATTGAAGCgggaattttaaatttaaagcaGCATATTCTAAAATAGATAATCGTGTGGGTGTCGGCTGGGGCGTTTAGGATTATATCCAAGGACTTTTTGGGGGTAAGAAATGCACAATTACAATGGTTAAGCACCAGATCCTAACTAATTACAGCTGCAGATGGGCAAGATGGATGATATGAGGTTTGGTCGAGATAGCACGGAACATTACTGTAATGACGGAAGCTGCTAAtgatgagtgtgtgtgtgtgagtgaggaGCGACAGAGAGGGGAAGAGGACAGACAGAGACACCAGCACCTCGCCTAAGGTGACGCTTGAAAGAATGCTACgagaaataaaaacacaaaatttcCAATTCCACAGATCCAATACCATTAAAAGTTGCACAAGGAATTTCATTTCGCAAATTTATTTAagcaaatttattgttttgtggttttgttctttatcttcttgcttttgtttttataataaataaataaataaataaataaataataaattataaattagaTGACCTAAACGCAAAGTTTAACAATTCACTATTTCTTCTTGTGAAATTTTGCGCTGCCTTTCAAGCGTTCAACTTTTAGCTACAATTTATTGCTGATTTTTAAGTTTGATTGAGTTTTTTCCATAATTTTTTACAAAATTTGCGTTATTTACGTTCGGAAAATTGTGAGAGCCGAAAAAAGTTAGAGAAAAAGCCAAAGGtacaaaatatacattttttgtttcatCTAAAATGTTCAATTGTAAGCCAAATGTGTGAAAGCAAGAGATAGCGATAGTGCATaaatgcgtgtgtgtgtgcataagAGAGACAGACATAGACATAGTAAGAGACAGAGCGAGTGAGATAGGCAGTTGTTTACATCATGATAACTAATTCCGAATCTGATCGATTGCTTTGTTTAATTACACAAATAAATACGAAAAAGGTATTACAActagaaataaataaattacactaAGTGAACAATTCTTATTGCTGTTGTGTTGGTTGGTGTTACATCAATTTAGCTATAAGTGTGTGCggggcgtgtgtgtgtgtgtgaaagataggcagagagagagagagagggagataTGTGAATGTGATGGAATGGGAAAGAGAGAGAGCAAGGGAAGCCTTTCTTTCAGCGATATCTCTTTCTATCAATTCTTCTCTTGCTCTGCTTCTTGCCGATCTTCCGCCTTCGATTCTTCTGCGccttcttcatcttcttcatcatcatcatcttcttTTGCTTTGTGATCTCTTTGAATTCAACCATTTTTGTGCTTGGGCATTAaacatgttgctgttgcagttgcagctgcaactaGTGTTGCAGTTGTGCGTACAGTTGGTGTTGCATTTCTTTAGTCAGGTGAAACAGTCCGTGCGTAAATAACTCAACAATTGTGCGTTGGAGGGATACAGTGGGAAAAATTGGGAAAAATTgtgctgcttttgttgttttgcagATAGTTTGACTAGCACCAAACTCTCGATAATTGCATCCCCTTTTTTGGGGTTGCGTAAACATATGTACTTAACTCAGATTTTGTTTCATAAATTATAGGATAGCGAGGGGTGTGGGAGGATAGTCAGTGCAGGCAAAGATGCAATTGCAAAAGTCCGGATCGCGTCCTGCCCCATGGGAAAATGTTCAGAAAATTCGCTTTCCCTTTTCGTTTTTGCGTTTGGGGCATGTCAATCTCTGTTGCTGTtactttgttgttgttgtgggtCCCTGTCTTTAGTGGTTGTtgcggttgttgttgttcattTAGCAGTTTGTTTGGTTAATGCTTCAGCTCTTTCTTGGCCTTCTTTGAGGGACTTGTTGATTTCTTGGCCTTGGTTTCTTTCGTCGCCGTTTCCGACTTCGATTTGGACTCACGTGCTTCGCGGCGGGCCTCGATGATGTCATCGCCGATAATgtcatcgtcgtcatcgtcatcatcatcgtcggcctcctcgtcgtcgtcacCGGCGATACCTGTAATTTCACCAATTTCATCGACTCCATCATCaatatcatcatcatcatcatcatcggtCTCGTCGTCCTCATCATAATCGTCATCGTCGTTGTCAGTGTCGTCGGCGCCAGCGGCAACATTCCCGGGAGCAACCGCACCTGCAGCAACTGCCGACGGTTGCCCCAAGGTCGTCCCACTGGCCACCAGCTTATTGTTAatgatgttgttgttggttaGAGTGTTCTTGTTGACTGTGCTTATTGTTGTGGTCGTCGCATGCTGAGATGAAACCAAtgattgctgttgctgtggcagtttcagttgttgttgttgttcttgctgctgctgttgcagctgtatgtttgtttgtttctgtTGTTCGTCAATTGCAAGGGTGCTACTTAAACTACTTGTGCCACCACTAACACCATCTACAAGTGCGTCTTCATCgtaaaaaacattttgttcaccttcgttgttgctgctgctggcggcaGCGTTCTGCGCCggagcaacggcagcggaaaCGGACTCATCGGCGGCATTTCCGGCGGCCAGGACCTCAGCGGCATTTCCGGACtcggcgggcagatcaacacCATCGGAGATTCCGGCGCTCACGGAGGAAGCGGCAGCGGGGGCAACCTCATCCAGATTTTGGGCGGGAGCGGCGGCCACAGCGCTCTGCTGGGCGGTGGCAGCGGGCGTctcgtcatcatcatcctcatcTTCATCATCTAAAATATCGGagatattttaataatattgagCTTTTCATTTTTCTGACGCCCCCGGAGGGACCAATCTGTTTCACACCTAACTAAAGTGGTTGAGAACAACACTTACCGCCCAGGATATCATCGAACAGCCTGTCCAGAtaatcgtcatcatcatcgtcctcCTCTTCGTCATCATCGCTGGCAGTGGCCGCTGGAGCAGCCTGACCCTGGGGCGTAtcatcctcctcgtcctcgtcatcGTCCTCTTCCTCATCATCATCTGAAAGTCCCGAAATCAAAAGAACTTTGTTACCCAAGGAGAAGGGAGCCGCAGAAGAGAGTCACAAAAAATGTTGGTTAATAAAGGCAGGACAAATATCACGTTTGGCTGGGTGCTCATTGCATTGCTCAGTGGTTCAGTGGTTCAGTTCGGTGGTTCGAACAGTTCATACAGTGGTGCTGTGCTGGTGGTGCGGCCTGGGTGCATTCAGTGAACTAGAATAGCTCTAAACCTACCATCATCGTCATCGATCAGATCTCCTAGATCAGGctcatcatcgtcgtcctcatcgtcgtcatcatcgtcgtcatcgcTGGCAGGAGCTACTGCCGGAGCCACCTCATTGTTGACCGTCTGCTGGCGGGAAACAGCCCGCTCGCTCCTCGAAAGCCGCTGGAGGGGCGACGCCTCAATTTGCAGCAGCAACGCGCTCAGCACGCACAGCAAAATCACGAACTTCATGTTGTCAGATCTGCAAGAGACAAAAGGGATATTTCTGATAAGTCATGATGTAAGTAAGTATGAAATCTATAGGTTTCACAGTTCACTCTGCATGTTGTAAACTTAAAAGCCCCAATTCCCCAATTCTCTGGATCTTTCTGCGCTGCGACTGTTTCTCCCTGTGCACTCACTTTCTTTTTCATGATTGTGAAATTACACATTTGGTGGACAAACGTACGTCAGCAGCGGTGGAGTGGTCTTTCGGTCAATAAGCCAGCCACTGAAGAAAGCAGACAAAGGAGCGGCGCCCGTGTGAGAGTGCGAGTGTAAACATGTTTTTGAGTTGCGCCTCAAAGTTGCCGCCGGCGGTGTTCACATGTCCAGTGCTGGCACTTGacacacagcagcaacagcaacagcagcaacagttgcaaCAATAGCAACACCAAAAGCAGCTTCCACctgagcaacaacaacaccttTTCGGACAGCCGCAGGCGCCACAATGGCAGTTGATGGCTGAGAGACACAGGCGGGTCCCACCATCTTTGAACCCGCCTGGCATCGGTGTAAAAACGCATTTCAAAGTCCCTCAAGGATGTCCGGCTTCAAAGGGTATTCGCCAGTTCGGTCTGCCGTCCGGGAATGGCTGTCATTGTTGCGttgtgctgctgttgttgccactACTGGTGGCTTTTTAGTCATGACAATCAGCACGACCAACCGCCAgcggcaatggcaatggcaaacAACCGCagcaattgttgctgctgctgctgctgatgtcgcagatgttgctgttgttgtggatgttgctgctgccgccgctgctgctgctgttattGTCGCAGTGTCAAGTGCGACTGCTGCGGGCTTAGTGAAAGCGACTGAGACGTCGGCGGCGACGCAACGTTTTCCCAAAAAACTTGTTCGCAGCAATTTGTAGCTGCAAGTGTAGATGCCGATGCCGCTTATTGAAAAATGAGTAAAACGCTTTCGGTAAATCAAGTCCAGCGCTGATAAGCGAACGGCAAAGTGGCCATAAACCAAAGTGAAAACCCAGTGACCCACTGgccaactgcagcagcaacgtGGCAGCATCTTAGATTTGAGTGAGTTTCGGTTACGGATTTTAGGGCTCTGTGTTTGATAAGCCGACAAGTCGCTGTTTTATGGCTTTCCAGTGGCTCAAGTTTTTGGAGTGGAAGActgccagcagcaacatcagcagtttcCTGCCGTCgcttaattaaaagttttgcTCAGCGAAGCTCCTCAGCGGTGTTTATTAAATACCGATGCTCCAGGCAAATGCCTTCTGAGCTGACGAGGTGGCTGGGAACAGCCCAGCAAAATATGATGACATATCACCTGTCCCAGGCAACCAAGTCTCAAGAACAGTGGGTGTTCATTTCCTCGAAAATAGGAGACTTGTAAAGCGATTTGGTTACCAAAGTCTgagatttaattaatttttaatgagtGTTTTAATGAGGAAGTGTGATTTCTTTAGGTATAGAAAAACCACCAAGAAATACTCAAAGGCTTGCTTTCTGAATCTTTTGATATCGCGAACTGCTTAATGACATCTGATAAATTTAATCTAAGCGCGCCACAATGTTGCACATGCAGTTTGCCCACTGTGAGCCCCCGCACTTGCCCCTCGATTTTCCAAGGCCCCTCTGCCTTGAAGTACTTATAAACTCCTGCCTATTGAAGTCTTGGGGAAATTGCATTTACTTTTCGCACCGTTCCGTTCCCCTGGTCGCAAAGCGTTTTATCTACCATTTTTCTCACCGAACTAGGAACATTTCACGCGTCATGCCGCAGAAAAGGCAAGAACAAGAAAAGCGTTTGGGGGGCTTTATGGGTTACTGAGTGATGGTTGTTGGGTCTTTTCGGGGGTAGGGAAGGGTTGAAAGCTAAAGGGCAAGGCAACAATGCAATGCAAAACTTCTGACAGGCGTGGGACAGAAAGAAAGGGGGCTCAAGTTCTTGCAGTTCTTCAGCTTTGGCAACCACTTGGCTCTCGCTTCTTCTTCATCAGATTCTTCTTCTTTGCCGTTCTGGTGTTGTCTATTGTAGGAACTAACTCATATGGAACGCTGCTCCCACtatacaatattttaatgCCCCCATAGAAAAACGCAGCTAACCGTGTGTGCATTCTACATTAATATTCATGTGCGTGATGCTGACGCAAAAGATACCGGGCGAGGGGTACACAGACagaaaaaacaatttaattatttaaaaaaattattgtgCAACTCAAAAGTATCTGCGGTTGCATGTTATCCTCAATCAtatcatttaaatatatataaaaaaatctttaaaaaaaGCAATCAATCAAATTTGTATCTAGAAGATATGAAATTTGATCAGTTTCTCCCAGTGCATTTGGGTTGTGTTTGCTGTGCACTTGCACGTCACATAGCCAGCAAAAATTACTTAAGCCCCACTCAGGGGAGCGAGTGCGATTGGTGGAGGCGAAGAGCGAGGTGGAACTGGGGTAACTATTGAAGGCGGTGGCCTGAGGCGTGGCAGCTGCCACTTGATGTTGGAGCTGCTTGGCTCCTTGGATCCTTGGCTCCCAGCTCCGGTCCTCTATCCGCATTGTCATATCAGCGTCATATCAATAAATATGCAGGCCGCACAAAAGGCCACGTGCAGACAGGATTTGCATACCCTAacccactgccacgccccctatGCCATGCCCACCTGCGCCAGATTTCCCACAGCTTGGTATCCTTCTTTGTTCGAGTTTGTCTCATATGTTTGCGGAGCCTTGTCTTCGCAGCTGCGTTGCAGTTAATTTTCCAAGACAATGGCCCACGAGGTGGTGTAGAAAAATAAGCTTTACACGTGCCGCTTCaacggccacgccccctctaAATTTGCAGTAAGCGCTTTTTTGGGGGAGCAGATGCACTGGCTGGAGTTTTTTGGG from Drosophila mauritiana strain mau12 chromosome 3L, ASM438214v1, whole genome shotgun sequence carries:
- the LOC117141836 gene encoding acidic repeat-containing protein isoform X1, encoding MKFVILLCVLSALLLQIEASPLQRLSRSERAVSRQQTVNNEVAPAVAPASDDDDDDDDEDDDDEPDLGDLIDDDDVLLISGLSDDDEEEDDDEDEEDDTPQGQAAPAATASDDDEEEDDDDDDYLDRLFDDILGDDEDEDDDDETPAATAQQSAVAAAPAQNLDEVAPAAASSVSAGISDGVDLPAESGNAAEVLAAGNAADESVSAAVAPAQNAAASSSNNEGIAGDDDEEADDDDDDDDDDIIGDDIIEARREARDLKNNVIDMSTDAFQARHNHFIDAIFSRINRIVSENYDPYVVNLTGRSALPNAASGSNVKAANKKQSTSSKVGGHKKLKNTRSEPRSGNSNQEAREAAVKLQEQLTQLQSELAIKAVEKRPNPTPPATESESDSGSPKAETRTVSGPKTGQKKSSNKQNTKKASGLKSGNYNQPAGASKAGASSNGAVEKLQKAEGRLSGLASLKRVGNVKVISDAEGRNSTIKAKFTLGPLVLRVEKSFKKGSVRSVKSATARTNEMMGRIKFSVLDDRATLMSIKVQQPKQVEVESKDNHDRTREFVWRRTPKIAKLVNEKLKLAAESLFAPQGVEVVRL
- the LOC117141836 gene encoding acidic repeat-containing protein isoform X3; the protein is MKFVILLCVLSALLLQIEASPLQRLSRSERAVSRQQTVNNEVAPAVAPASDDDDDDDDEDDDDEPDLGDLIDDDDVLLISGLSDDDEEEDDDEDEEDDTPQGQAAPAATASDDDEEEDDDDDDYLDRLFDDILGDDEDEDDDDETPAATAQQSAVAAAPAQNLDEVAPAAASSVSAGISDGVDLPAESGNAAEVLAAGNAADESVSAAVAPAQNAAASSSNNEGDLKNNVIDMSTDAFQARHNHFIDAIFSRINRIVSENYDPYVVNLTGRSALPNAASGSNVKAANKKQSTSSKVGGHKKLKNTRSEPRSGNSNQEAREAAVKLQEQLTQLQSELAIKAVEKRPNPTPPATESESDSGSPKAETRTVSGPKTGQKKSSNKQNTKKASGLKSGNYNQPAGASKAGASSNGAVEKLQKAEGRLSGLASLKRVGNVKVISDAEGRNSTIKAKFTLGPLVLRVEKSFKKGSVRSVKSATARTNEMMGRIKFSVLDDRATLMSIKVQQPKQVEVESKDNHDRTREFVWRRTPKIAKLVNEKLKLAAESLFAPQGVEVVRL
- the LOC117141836 gene encoding rRNA biogenesis protein rrp36 isoform X4, which gives rise to MKFVILLCVLSALLLQIEASPLQRLSRSERAVSRQQTVNNEVAPAVAPASDDDDDDDDEDDDDEPDLGDLIDDDDDDDEEEDDDEDEEDDTPQGQAAPAATASDDDEEEDDDDDDYLDRLFDDILGDDEDEDDDDETPAATAQQSAVAAAPAQNLDEVAPAAASSVSAGISDGVDLPAESGNAAEVLAAGNAADESVSAAVAPAQNAAASSSNNEGDLKNNVIDMSTDAFQARHNHFIDAIFSRINRIVSENYDPYVVNLTGRSALPNAASGSNVKAANKKQSTSSKVGGHKKLKNTRSEPRSGNSNQEAREAAVKLQEQLTQLQSELAIKAVEKRPNPTPPATESESDSGSPKAETRTVSGPKTGQKKSSNKQNTKKASGLKSGNYNQPAGASKAGASSNGAVEKLQKAEGRLSGLASLKRVGNVKVISDAEGRNSTIKAKFTLGPLVLRVEKSFKKGSVRSVKSATARTNEMMGRIKFSVLDDRATLMSIKVQQPKQVEVESKDNHDRTREFVWRRTPKIAKLVNEKLKLAAESLFAPQGVEVVRL
- the LOC117141836 gene encoding acidic repeat-containing protein isoform X2 — its product is MKFVILLCVLSALLLQIEASPLQRLSRSERAVSRQQTVNNEVAPAVAPASDDDDDDDDEDDDDEPDLGDLIDDDDDDDEEEDDDEDEEDDTPQGQAAPAATASDDDEEEDDDDDDYLDRLFDDILGDDEDEDDDDETPAATAQQSAVAAAPAQNLDEVAPAAASSVSAGISDGVDLPAESGNAAEVLAAGNAADESVSAAVAPAQNAAASSSNNEGIAGDDDEEADDDDDDDDDDIIGDDIIEARREARDLKNNVIDMSTDAFQARHNHFIDAIFSRINRIVSENYDPYVVNLTGRSALPNAASGSNVKAANKKQSTSSKVGGHKKLKNTRSEPRSGNSNQEAREAAVKLQEQLTQLQSELAIKAVEKRPNPTPPATESESDSGSPKAETRTVSGPKTGQKKSSNKQNTKKASGLKSGNYNQPAGASKAGASSNGAVEKLQKAEGRLSGLASLKRVGNVKVISDAEGRNSTIKAKFTLGPLVLRVEKSFKKGSVRSVKSATARTNEMMGRIKFSVLDDRATLMSIKVQQPKQVEVESKDNHDRTREFVWRRTPKIAKLVNEKLKLAAESLFAPQGVEVVRL